The window AGTTTTAGTAACAGTTCTGGATGTAGAGGTTGAGTCTTCTGTTTAGCAGGACTAACCAAGTTCAGCAACTGCGAACTGATCGCTTTGTGAGCCAGACCAAAGTAAGTTTTGCCTTGTTGAAAACTTTGATAGGCGAGTTTAGTTAGGGTGTCAGACATGGGGGTGGATGGGTCAATTTTAAGTCTAGGGGGATGGAATTATTAATAATTGTAACGAATAAATCTCGAACCGGCTTTGAGATAAAAAAAAGCCACCGCATAGGGTGGCTGCTGCGCTCGTTATACGAAGAGGCCGGTTTTAGCAATCGTAATAGAGAGCGAACTCGTAAGGGTGAGGGCGCAGACGCATCGGGTTGACTTCGTTGTCGAGTTTGTACTCGATCCAGGTATTGATGAAGTCTTCGGTGAACACGCCGGTGCTCGTCAAGAATTCGTGATCGGCTTCGAGTGCTTTGAGTGCGTCCAACAGAGATCCAGGCGTTGAAGGAACCTTGGCCAGTTCTTCAGGAGTGAGGTCATAGATGTCCACATCCAGGGAGTCACCGGGGTCGATCTGGTTCTTAATGCCATCAATACCGGCACACAGCATGGCTGCAAACGCCAAGTAGGGGTTGCAGGTGGCATCCGGACAACGGAACTCTAAACGCTTGGCTTTGGGGTTCATCCCAGACAGCGGAATGCGGATTGAGGCAGAACGGTTGCCTTGAGAGTAAGCCAAGTTAACCGGCGCTTCAAAACCAGGCACCAAACGCTTGTAAGAGTTGGTGGTGGGGTTGGTGAGTGCCAGCAGTGCCGGTGCGTGCTTCAGCAAGCCACCGATATAATGCAAAGCAGTTTGGCTCAGGTTGGCATAACCGTCGCCCCAGAATAGGGGTTGGCCGTCTTTCCAAATAGACTGGTGGGTGTGCATCCCGGAACCGTTGTCGTTAAACAGCGGCTTCGGCATGAAAGTGACGCTTTTGCCATATTTCTTGGCAACGTTTTTGATGACGTATTTGTAAGTCATCAAATAGTCAGCGGCTTTCACCAAGGTGTCAAAGCGGAAACCCAGTTCGTTTTGTCCGCCGGTGGCGACTTCGTGGTGGTGTTTTTCAATGGGAACGCCACACTCTGCCATTGTCAGCAGCATTTCGGTGCGGATGTCTTGCAGCGTATCTGTCGGCGCGACTGGGAAGTAACCTTCTTTGTAGCGAGGTTTGTAACCGAGGTTGCCGCCGGCTTCTTCTTTACCAGAATTCCAGCGCCCTTCTATGCTATCGACGTAGTAGTACCCTGTGTTCTCGGTTTGGTCGAAACGGACATCTTCAAACACGAAAAACTCGGCTTCTGGGCCAATGAAGGCGGTATCGCCGATGCCGGTGGAAATCAGGTAATCGACGGCTTTCTGAGCGATCGTGCGCGGATCGCGGTTGTACCACTCACCTGTGCGCGGTTCTTTAATGCTACAGATCATGCTTAGAGTCTTCTCTTTCATGAATGGGTCGATCCAAGCCGTGGTTGGATCGGGCACCATTGCCATGTCTGATTCGTTGATTGCTTTCCAACCCCGAATGCTGGAACCGTCGAAGGGAACACCTTCGTCGAAGGCACTCTCGTCAATCAAATCGCGGTAGAAAGAGCAGTGCTGCCAGATACCTGGCGTATCAATAAATTTTAGATCGATGATCTTGATGTCTTGCTCTTGGATCAGATTCAAGACTTCTTGAGGGGTCTGGGGCATGAACGACTCCTTGTTTCCTGGGTAGCTAAGGTTTTGCCACTCTGTTGAATCTGAATCATCCTAGAGATTAGGGCTGGCTGTATATTGTATCGAAGGATACAATATCCCTTTTCGTCGCGCAGAGTGCTTGATGGATTTAACCATACTCTGGGCTTAGCGCCAATAGGGACTAGGGAAGTGGGGGTGAGTGGGTGAGGGGGTGCGCTATCCCTGATGGCCCATTTCCCTGTTTAAGGGTTAGTGGCTGGGGGTTAAAGATGGGGAAGATATTGTAAAGAAGCGTTACAAAAAAGTGATCAAAAACAACGACAGATCAAGAACAAAAGCTGGCAAATATGTTTGTGGGTAACGCTTTGTAGTAGACTACAATCGGCTATTTGTATGACGCCTACGCGGACTGGCGGGACAATTGGTGTCAACTTGCCCGACTCCTTATCAAGCTGGAGCAGTTGATAAACGCTCTCGCTATCAGGTTTCAAGTGTGCAAGCGGGTACTAGGTGTGTGGAGGCCGGTCACAAGTTGCAAATTCTGTGTTGAGATTGTTGGGAGAGAAATTGAATGCGGGACGCAGTCACAAGCCTGATTAGAAACTACGATGTTACGGGTCGTTACTTCGACCGGGATGGGATTGAAAAGCTAAAATCCTATTTTGAAACCGGCACCGCACGGGTTCAGGCGGCAGCAGTGATTAATGGGAATGCAGCATCGCTGGTTAAGCAAGCTGGATCTCGTCTGTTTGTTGAATTGCCCGAACTGCTCCGTCCGGGTGGGAATGCCTACACAACCCGTCGCTACGCAGCTTGTCTGCGGGATATGGATTATTACCTGCGCTATGCTTCTTATGCTTTGGTTGCCGGTAATACGGATGTGCTCGATGAGCGGGTACTCCAAGGTCTGCGGGAAACCTATAATTCTTTAGGTGTACCCATTGGGCCAACGGTTGTAGGCATTGAAATTCTCAAGGAGCTTGTTAAGGAGCAAGTCGCAGCAGCGGGAATTACTCCCGGTGCTTGGTTAGATCAGCCGTTTGAACACATGACCCGTGAGTTGAGTGAGCGGGATATCTAATAACAATTTGTGAGTGCGATTGCAACTTATTTAGATGTGATGCTTAGCACTTAATGGTTAGCCGTTATTTTTTAGCGACTCTCTACTAAGTGCTAATCCAATCACAATTAAAAGCAAGTTAAAAGCAAATTAGGATAACTGAGATTTAAGTGCGTTGATAATTGCAGCGCGATCAAATAAAGTCCGCACCGGCGGGCTTTTTGTATTTTTTATTTACACTTTGAAGAAAGTTCGCGGATGCGGACTTTTTGCGTTTTTAATCATTAACTGAAAGTTGACAAAGGTACACGAATCTATGAAGTGAGTCTGGCTTGCTCTTTGCAGGATGTGGGATTGAGAGCTTCTGAAAGCCTGCGCTTTAACGCCAGAGTGGATGAGGTCGAGTCGTGTCCAATAAAATTTTTCGTGATAATTCTTGAGAATTCCAGCTTAAGGGAGAGCCGGCAAAAAAATATCCGCAATTTTACGGAAAAACTTAAATAAGAAGTTCTTCTAAAATAAAGACTTATAGTTCTAGAAAAAGGTTTTTTGTCTGTGACTCCCCGAAAACAAAACGGCAAAAATCCCTCACGCAATCGCCCCACCACAAAGCT of the Microcoleus sp. FACHB-68 genome contains:
- the glnA gene encoding type I glutamate--ammonia ligase, whose protein sequence is MPQTPQEVLNLIQEQDIKIIDLKFIDTPGIWQHCSFYRDLIDESAFDEGVPFDGSSIRGWKAINESDMAMVPDPTTAWIDPFMKEKTLSMICSIKEPRTGEWYNRDPRTIAQKAVDYLISTGIGDTAFIGPEAEFFVFEDVRFDQTENTGYYYVDSIEGRWNSGKEEAGGNLGYKPRYKEGYFPVAPTDTLQDIRTEMLLTMAECGVPIEKHHHEVATGGQNELGFRFDTLVKAADYLMTYKYVIKNVAKKYGKSVTFMPKPLFNDNGSGMHTHQSIWKDGQPLFWGDGYANLSQTALHYIGGLLKHAPALLALTNPTTNSYKRLVPGFEAPVNLAYSQGNRSASIRIPLSGMNPKAKRLEFRCPDATCNPYLAFAAMLCAGIDGIKNQIDPGDSLDVDIYDLTPEELAKVPSTPGSLLDALKALEADHEFLTSTGVFTEDFINTWIEYKLDNEVNPMRLRPHPYEFALYYDC
- the apcB gene encoding allophycocyanin subunit beta is translated as MRDAVTSLIRNYDVTGRYFDRDGIEKLKSYFETGTARVQAAAVINGNAASLVKQAGSRLFVELPELLRPGGNAYTTRRYAACLRDMDYYLRYASYALVAGNTDVLDERVLQGLRETYNSLGVPIGPTVVGIEILKELVKEQVAAAGITPGAWLDQPFEHMTRELSERDI